In one Methanospirillum lacunae genomic region, the following are encoded:
- a CDS encoding PKD domain-containing protein has protein sequence MRLGVISIILLCMLAGLASASVAIAGPTTVTRGGVSDGQPNVDGFFNLSISGNDSASVPMHLGLVVIPQTMTGDICDRPPYLINNSIVGDTLVLGDDAKIWPEDYSNPYYFSKVSPNGVDSPSVGPWTVPWNGTHYYGAINTNNTTVMVGTLYPDDGTNEFVSSSLKPGSYTYHLQSDFKQSVPGSDSQDFNVTVTYGAVTAGAYNFTSWSQGSLVPISTIQSGHTVMLQGTNTDTKTTYLWVGGEGLPKCGQFLGALTVEPQPTDNKGAFMNGTWYYQWEAPCTGGNYTVYASSVNSSDVVPRLKNKYALESCSASCSEGGICGLYNCPTCGPTPATISIKVTEPEFNFTVPEIVDRCCCAAFPCGATDPMTSINLTGYTGTPQQPVRVWLFGNSWMGSAPYLVSNFTSGVDSQGTFDLDVRTLFSTNGNHIPFCELDAGEYNLVIQIPGCNSSAIDVGPSYISKDLVGYKAYQALITKLNDRGQALCPVCPKVTDKYVTLKFTIRDICNGGSADFNGTPTSGLVKLPVQFTDLSTFMGTSWSWDFGDNATSNETNPLHVYTTPGNYTVTLKVSNGTITKEQKKFDYIKVSEVPSKYFEPVANFTYSITHDTTGEVQFIDQSFGSTPLTYSWNFGDNSTSTNVSPFHQFFALGIYSVTLTVTDTHGKVSNITQQINVNAVPIYSSPVANFTYVPKNVDPMTIQFIDQSFSSTDLWYLWNFGDGTNSTDKVPAHTYTTAATYNVSLTVTDQYDNASTASQSIQVPVTPGGLPNIDFTADITSGQYPLTVQFLDNTTTTWADSWQWNFGDGAVSSLRSPSHTYTTPGQYTVTLRAANVNGEGNEMTKENYIIVQNHPPVIAATADPMSGNFPLKVEFTANATVNNKTVEQSAPLIKTWIWEFGDSSTTSEQNPTHVYETPGNYNVTVLCQLVDGVSSQIDVGTIKVGPQPYANFYWDYLDKDETCCYLVKFTDTSVGAASWNWDFGDGLTSIEQNPTHRFKEVGSYNVTLTIKDSSSATSIMTKTVQITSGYTTPTPTPTPTPVPGQVIADFTSKATATRTIAFTDVSTGEINGSTTWSWSFGDGTIASIQNPIHLYPTDGQYTVVLTVSNGQFSDSESKTIGVR, from the coding sequence ATGAGATTGGGAGTTATCTCAATCATACTATTATGCATGCTGGCTGGTCTGGCATCAGCATCAGTAGCAATTGCCGGGCCTACTACGGTCACCCGCGGTGGTGTGAGTGATGGGCAACCAAATGTGGATGGCTTTTTCAATCTCTCAATAAGTGGGAATGATTCTGCTAGTGTTCCAATGCATCTCGGGTTGGTTGTCATTCCGCAGACGATGACAGGAGATATCTGTGATCGTCCACCATATCTGATTAATAATTCTATTGTTGGAGATACTCTTGTTCTTGGTGATGATGCGAAAATATGGCCTGAAGACTATAGTAATCCATATTATTTTAGCAAGGTATCACCAAATGGAGTCGATAGTCCATCTGTAGGACCTTGGACAGTGCCTTGGAATGGAACTCATTACTATGGTGCGATAAATACGAACAACACCACCGTCATGGTTGGGACTCTCTATCCTGATGATGGTACTAATGAATTTGTATCATCCAGCTTGAAGCCTGGAAGTTATACCTACCATTTACAATCTGATTTCAAACAGAGTGTCCCTGGAAGCGATTCACAGGACTTCAATGTGACGGTAACCTATGGTGCTGTTACTGCTGGAGCATACAACTTTACATCCTGGAGTCAGGGCTCATTAGTTCCGATTTCTACTATTCAGTCAGGTCACACGGTTATGCTTCAGGGAACTAACACTGATACTAAAACCACATACCTATGGGTAGGGGGCGAAGGTCTTCCGAAGTGTGGTCAGTTCTTAGGTGCGTTAACTGTAGAGCCCCAGCCCACAGACAATAAAGGTGCATTCATGAATGGAACCTGGTATTATCAGTGGGAAGCCCCCTGTACCGGTGGAAATTACACCGTTTATGCTTCTAGCGTAAATTCATCTGATGTTGTTCCGCGTCTCAAAAATAAGTATGCACTTGAAAGTTGCAGTGCAAGTTGCAGCGAAGGAGGTATCTGTGGATTATATAACTGTCCTACCTGTGGACCTACACCTGCAACAATTTCAATAAAAGTAACCGAACCTGAATTTAACTTTACAGTTCCAGAGATCGTGGATCGATGTTGTTGTGCAGCTTTCCCTTGTGGTGCAACCGATCCTATGACCTCAATAAACCTGACCGGTTATACCGGAACACCACAACAGCCAGTTAGAGTCTGGTTATTTGGTAACAGTTGGATGGGGTCAGCCCCGTACCTGGTGAGTAATTTCACTTCAGGAGTTGATTCACAAGGAACATTTGATCTGGATGTCAGGACATTATTCTCTACAAATGGGAATCACATACCCTTCTGTGAGTTAGATGCAGGTGAATACAACCTTGTTATTCAGATACCTGGATGTAACTCGTCAGCAATTGATGTAGGTCCTTCATATATCTCTAAGGATTTAGTTGGATACAAAGCGTATCAGGCGTTAATTACTAAACTAAATGACAGGGGTCAGGCTCTCTGCCCGGTATGTCCGAAGGTTACTGACAAATATGTCACACTAAAGTTTACCATCAGAGACATCTGTAATGGTGGTTCCGCTGATTTTAATGGAACTCCAACTTCAGGTCTTGTAAAACTCCCGGTTCAGTTCACTGATTTATCCACTTTTATGGGTACATCCTGGTCATGGGACTTTGGTGATAATGCAACCTCAAATGAAACTAATCCTCTCCATGTTTATACAACACCGGGCAATTACACGGTAACTCTGAAGGTTTCCAACGGGACAATCACCAAGGAGCAAAAGAAGTTTGACTATATCAAAGTCAGTGAAGTCCCTTCAAAGTACTTCGAGCCTGTAGCAAACTTCACCTATTCAATCACCCATGATACAACTGGAGAAGTTCAGTTTATCGATCAGTCATTTGGCTCAACGCCACTGACCTACTCTTGGAACTTTGGAGATAACTCAACCAGTACCAACGTTAGTCCTTTCCACCAGTTCTTTGCCCTGGGTATCTATTCCGTCACACTTACTGTGACTGATACCCATGGAAAGGTAAGCAACATCACACAGCAGATCAACGTCAATGCAGTTCCGATCTATAGTTCACCGGTTGCGAACTTTACCTATGTTCCAAAGAATGTAGATCCGATGACCATCCAGTTCATTGATCAGTCGTTCAGCTCCACTGATCTCTGGTATCTCTGGAACTTTGGTGACGGGACAAACAGTACTGATAAGGTTCCGGCACACACCTACACTACAGCAGCGACGTACAATGTCTCTCTGACGGTAACTGATCAGTATGACAATGCCTCGACTGCTTCACAGTCGATTCAGGTTCCGGTGACACCAGGTGGCCTGCCAAACATCGACTTTACAGCCGATATCACAAGTGGACAGTACCCGTTAACCGTGCAGTTCCTTGATAACACCACGACTACATGGGCCGACTCCTGGCAATGGAACTTTGGCGATGGTGCAGTGTCCTCACTCCGTAGTCCTTCTCACACCTACACCACTCCAGGTCAATACACCGTTACCCTCAGGGCGGCGAATGTCAATGGTGAAGGGAATGAGATGACTAAGGAGAACTATATAATAGTTCAGAATCATCCACCGGTTATCGCTGCAACAGCAGACCCGATGAGTGGTAACTTCCCGCTTAAGGTAGAATTCACTGCAAATGCAACCGTTAATAACAAGACTGTTGAGCAATCCGCTCCTTTGATCAAGACTTGGATCTGGGAGTTTGGAGACTCTAGCACGACTTCAGAGCAGAACCCGACCCATGTCTATGAGACTCCGGGTAACTACAATGTAACTGTCCTCTGCCAGCTTGTTGATGGAGTAAGTTCGCAGATTGATGTAGGAACAATCAAAGTAGGGCCTCAACCTTATGCAAACTTCTATTGGGATTATCTGGATAAGGATGAGACCTGCTGTTACCTGGTAAAGTTCACCGACACATCAGTTGGGGCAGCCTCTTGGAACTGGGACTTTGGCGATGGTCTGACTTCCATCGAGCAGAATCCAACCCACCGGTTCAAGGAAGTTGGTTCATATAATGTCACTCTGACCATCAAGGATAGCAGTAGTGCAACCAGCATTATGACTAAGACTGTTCAGATCACTTCCGGGTATACTACTCCTACCCCAACCCCGACTCCAACACCGGTGCCGGGACAGGTGATTGCAGACTTTACCTCGAAGGCCACAGCAACACGAACAATAGCATTTACTGATGTTTCAACCGGAGAAATCAATGGTTCAACAACCTGGAGCTGGAGCTTCGGAGATGGAACCATCGCTTCTATTCAGAATCCGATTCATCTCTATCCGACTGATGGTCAGTACACAGTTGTTCTGACAGTTTCAAACGGCCAATTCAGTGATTCTGAATCCAAGACCATTGGTGTCAGATAA
- a CDS encoding PKD domain-containing protein yields MKNSGGKRSGGLFLAKVFSCIVCIICFSGVVFGEDIYARFAAVPDSGPAPLNVTFVDQSEGNPTYYRWDLDGNGTWDPDASDNRNPSHTYTTPGMYDVCMTVWNGTLVTSNSTGTIRVYESVKGNLSANFAASPRSGYPPLNVSFIDQSSSALNWTWIFDINSSSTLDSEMHLQNPVHTYTNPGWYTVMLNVSDNYSADKGRLSSLSQENFIHVLPIPKPQPDFVASPQSGTSNLTVTFTDLTPITSEFFGNLSPDLWQYSYDWDFGDDSLNSSEKNPVHTYTKKGLFNVSVGVTGPGGMTLISKNGYIAVDTPPAPLADFTVSPSNGTVPLTVNFIGLAEGTGHLTYLWNFGDNSTIVSGRNPVHVYSNPGSYNVSLEVSDGSKTGSVIRNNSVIAREPAPLSAMFTATPRNGTAPLQVSFIDQSYSETPLTYNWSFGDGSLINHDKNPVHIYTQEGVYGVSLQVKGGNTSNVINQSNFITVEKPALHKADFTAVPVEGPVPLIVSFVDQSTGTGPFTYLWDFGDGSGQVTDKNPSHTYEIPGLYTVNETVNSSAGSILVSKERLVNATTAIESRPVYANFSAISTRGVAPFNVQFMDLSSGPVAAWKWTFGDGSSVTEQGPNHTYVKPGVYDVSLDVFNKSGVSNTITSSKFITALSPAVTTKITLVYADLSNKKKIQFFDNSEGVGINSWIWDFGDGSDESEIQNPFHEFATSGTFPIKLTISNGYASDSNTFYVKIK; encoded by the coding sequence ATGAAAAATTCTGGTGGGAAGAGAAGTGGAGGTCTTTTTCTTGCAAAGGTCTTTAGCTGTATTGTGTGTATAATCTGCTTTTCAGGTGTGGTATTTGGTGAGGATATCTATGCCCGTTTTGCAGCCGTTCCTGACTCTGGTCCAGCTCCTCTTAATGTTACCTTTGTTGATCAGTCTGAAGGGAATCCAACATACTATCGCTGGGATTTGGATGGGAATGGAACATGGGATCCAGATGCTTCAGACAACCGGAATCCCTCGCATACCTATACTACGCCCGGTATGTACGATGTCTGCATGACGGTCTGGAATGGAACATTAGTGACTAGTAATAGTACTGGAACGATACGAGTTTATGAGTCGGTGAAAGGAAATTTAAGTGCTAACTTTGCAGCTTCACCAAGGTCTGGTTATCCACCATTAAATGTATCCTTTATTGATCAGTCTTCAAGTGCTTTGAATTGGACCTGGATATTTGATATTAACAGTTCTTCTACTTTAGATTCTGAAATGCATTTGCAGAATCCTGTACACACCTATACAAATCCGGGGTGGTATACGGTGATGTTGAATGTTAGTGATAACTATTCTGCTGATAAGGGAAGACTTTCATCATTGTCTCAGGAGAATTTTATTCATGTTCTTCCCATTCCAAAGCCGCAACCTGATTTTGTAGCATCACCTCAATCAGGGACAAGTAATTTGACAGTAACCTTTACAGATCTGACCCCAATAACCAGTGAATTCTTTGGAAACCTTTCTCCTGATTTGTGGCAATATTCATATGATTGGGATTTTGGTGATGATTCTCTTAACTCAAGCGAAAAAAATCCAGTTCACACGTACACTAAAAAAGGACTTTTTAATGTTTCTGTTGGTGTGACAGGTCCTGGTGGAATGACTCTGATAAGTAAAAATGGATATATTGCAGTTGATACTCCCCCTGCACCTCTTGCTGATTTTACCGTTTCACCTTCTAATGGTACTGTTCCCCTAACTGTTAACTTCATTGGTCTAGCTGAAGGAACCGGTCATCTCACATATCTGTGGAATTTCGGAGACAACTCTACCATCGTTTCCGGACGTAATCCAGTTCATGTCTACTCAAATCCAGGTTCATATAATGTCTCACTAGAGGTGAGTGATGGTTCAAAAACAGGTTCAGTAATTAGAAATAACAGTGTCATCGCCCGTGAACCTGCTCCTCTCTCTGCGATGTTCACGGCAACTCCCAGGAATGGTACAGCTCCCCTGCAGGTCTCCTTTATTGATCAATCCTATAGTGAAACACCATTAACTTACAATTGGTCTTTCGGTGATGGTTCACTAATTAACCATGATAAAAACCCGGTCCATATTTATACCCAGGAAGGGGTGTATGGCGTCTCGCTTCAGGTTAAAGGAGGGAACACCTCGAACGTGATAAACCAGAGTAATTTCATTACTGTGGAGAAACCAGCTCTGCATAAGGCCGATTTTACTGCGGTTCCGGTTGAAGGGCCTGTACCCCTCATCGTTTCATTTGTTGATCAATCAACAGGAACAGGGCCGTTTACGTATTTGTGGGACTTTGGTGATGGATCAGGACAAGTAACTGATAAGAATCCTAGCCATACCTATGAAATTCCTGGTTTGTATACAGTTAATGAAACCGTAAACAGTTCGGCTGGTTCAATACTTGTCTCAAAGGAGAGGTTAGTGAATGCAACAACAGCTATTGAATCACGGCCAGTCTATGCCAATTTTAGCGCAATTTCAACCAGGGGAGTGGCTCCGTTTAATGTGCAGTTTATGGATCTGTCCTCCGGACCAGTTGCAGCATGGAAATGGACATTTGGTGATGGGAGTTCTGTTACAGAACAGGGACCCAATCACACGTATGTAAAACCTGGTGTTTATGATGTCAGCCTAGATGTCTTTAACAAGTCCGGAGTATCCAATACCATAACAAGTTCGAAATTTATTACTGCATTGAGTCCTGCTGTAACAACAAAAATTACTCTGGTGTACGCTGATCTTTCAAACAAGAAAAAGATTCAGTTTTTTGATAATTCCGAAGGCGTTGGTATAAACAGTTGGATATGGGACTTTGGTGATGGATCTGATGAATCAGAAATTCAAAATCCGTTCCATGAATTCGCTACTAGTGGAACCTTCCCGATCAAGTTGACAATTTCCAACGGCTATGCTTCTGATAGCAATACATTTTATGTAAAAATCAAATAA